A region of Diospyros lotus cultivar Yz01 chromosome 3, ASM1463336v1, whole genome shotgun sequence DNA encodes the following proteins:
- the LOC127798275 gene encoding phosphatidylinositol 4-kinase gamma 4-like produces MSITAFRPVYEEPLKFRGPRACQNDPWTRDSILIYLTVAGSVIPLRILESDSIASVKLRIQAYKGFYVKKQKLVFEGKELARNDSYVRDYGLSEGHVLHLVLRLSDLQAITVQTMSGEQFEFHVGRKRNIGYLKRQIAKKGKGFLDMKGQVLFCNEEELEDQRLIDDIYKNDDAVVHLVVRKSAKIRVKSVEKDFEVSIVSMELDERESHMVGGEHDEFGMISSKLEVIAVKPLKNDFLLEPLIVNSVIELPLVLKRLISSTFDGLERGNQPVRSSEGSGGAYFMQDSFGQDYISVFKPIDEEPMAVNNPQGLPMSINGEGLKKGTRVGEGAVREVAAYILDHPRSGPRTSNNDGIGFAGVPPTVMVKCLHQGFNYPHGYEYASKNIKIGSLQMFMKNCGSCEDMGPRYFPVNEVHKISVLDIRLANTDRHAGNILVQRDDEDHIVLIPIDHGYCLPENFEDCTFEWLYWPQAQQPYASDTMEYIKSLNAEEDIELLKLYGWLLPLECARNLRISTMLLKKGVERGLTPFAIGSIMCRETLKKESVIEQIVREAQEAALPGTSEAALLESVSRIMDCRLDELFP; encoded by the exons ATGTCGATCACTGCTTTCCGTCCAGTTTATGAAGAGCCTTTAAAATTCCGGGGTCCTAGAGCTTGCCAGAACGATCCCTGGACAAGGGACTCCATTTTGATATACCTAACTGTTGCTGGGTCTGTGATTCCATTGCGAATTCTGGAGTCGGATTCAATAGCATCTGTTAAGCTTAGGATTCAGGCATACAAAGGGTTTTAtgtgaaaaaacaaaaattggtCTTTGAAGGCAAAGAACTGGCTAGGAATGATTCTTACGTCCGGGACTATGGGCTCTCTGAAGGTCATGTCTTACATCTTGTCCTTAGGCTCTCCGATCTGCAAGCTATTACTGTCCAGACTATGTCTGGGGAGCAGTTTGAATTTCACGTTgggagaaaaagaaacataGGTTATTTAAAGCGACAGATTgcaaagaaagggaaagggTTTCTTGATATGAAGGGTCAGGTGTTATTTTGCAATGAAGAGGAGCTTGAAGACCAGAGacttatagatgatatttacaAAAATGATGATGCTGTGGTCCACTTGGTGGTCCGTAAATCAgcaaaaataagggtaaaatccGTGGAGAAAGATTTTGAAGTTTCAATTGTGTCAATGGAATTGGATGAGAGGGAGTCTCACATGGTAGGTGGGGAACATGATGAGTTTGGAATGATATCTAGCAAACTTGAGGTTATCGCTGTAAAACCACTGAAAAACGATTTCCTTTTGGAACCACTAATTGTTAACTCCGTTATTGAACTTCCACTTGTTCTTAAGCGACTAATATCCTCTACTTTTGATGGATTAGAAAGAGGTAATCAACCTGTAAGATCTTCAGAGGGCTCAGGGGGTGCTTACTTCATGCAAGATTCTTTTGGTCAGGATTATATTTCTGTTTTCAAGCCAATTGATGAGGAGCCCATGGCTGTAAACAACCCTCAAGGTCTACCCATGTCAATTAATGGGGAAGGTTTAAAGAAGGGCACAAGAGTAGGTGAAGGGGCTGTGAGAGAAGTTGCAGCTTATATTTTGGATCATCCAAGGAGTGGACCGCGCACATCAAATAATGATGGCATTGGTTTTGCTGGTGTACCACCCACAGTAATGGTTAAGTGCTTGCACCAAGGGTTCAATTATCCTCATGGATATGAATATGCCTCAAAGAACATTAAAATTGGTTCATTGCAGATGTTCATGAAGAATTGTGGAAGTTGCGAGGACATGGGTCCCCGTTATTTCCCTGTGAATGAGGTTCACAAGATATCCGTGTTGGACATCAGGTTGGCAAATACGGATAGGCATGCTGGCAACATTCTGGTTCAAAGAGATGATGAAGATCATATTGTGCTCATACCAATTGATCATGGTTACTGCCTGCCTGAGAAT TTTGAAGATTGCACATTTGAGTGGCTCTATTGGCCACAAGCGCAGCAGCCTTACGCATCCGACACAATGGAATACATAAAATCGCTGAACGCGGAGGAAGATATTGAACTTCTGAAGTTGTACGGATGGCTGCTGCCCCTCGAGTGCGCGCGCAACCTTCGCATTTCCACAATGCTTCTGAAGAAAGGCGTGGAAAGGGGGCTGACTCCTTTTGCCATCGGTAGCATCATGTGCAGGGAAACCTTGAAGAAGGAATCCGTGATCGAGCAGATTGTCCGAGAAGCACAAGAAGCAGCGCTCCCCGGAACAAGCGAAGCGGCCTTGCTCGAATCCGTGTCACGGATCATGGACTGCCGCCTTGACGAACTCTTCCCATGA